Within the Dechloromonas denitrificans genome, the region GTGATGGCGAGATGACCGAAGCCGTGGCTGGAGATGTCGACAAAAAGGTGCAGTGGATTGAGCATGGCGGCGCCATGGTAGCAGCTTGGCAAAAGCGCTTTGTCATCTCCCGGAAGTGCGCCGGTGCTATGCTGCCCAAGGGAATGCTGGAGTGTGATTCCCGACAACCTACCGCGAAAATAAATAAAGGAGAGTTCCTTATGAATACGTTGCGCAGAGTCGTCGTAGCATCACTCGTTGGCCTGGGGGCCGGGCTGCTTGCCCCAGTGGCCATCGCCGTCGATAACAGTTCGCTGGATCAGCCGGCATTTCGCGAGCATAAGGCCACTTACGGCCTGGTTTACCGCTTGCCGCCGGAAGTCACTGCGCTTCTCGACAGCAAGATTTCGCCGCCGTTGCGTGAGCGCCTGATCAAGTTGGGCCTGGTAAACGAGGCGCGCACCTTCAATCTGCCGCACGTGACGGTGCTGCACATTCACAGTGCCGACCCGACGACCCCGGCAAAAATGCTCAAGGCCTTGCCCGGCATGCCGCCGCCAATCACGCTGACGCTGAAGAGTTTCTACAACACCGAGGCCGCCAAGGGAGCCGGTGCGCCCTGGTGGTTCGACTTGGGCGTGGTGAAGAGCGGCTCGGGCTATAGCGACATGATGTCCTTCAACACCGTGGCGACGGCCGCCTTGACGCCATTGCGCGATGGGCCGCTGCCGCGTTGCACCGGACCGGTGTTCGCCAAGATGAGCGAGGCAGCGAAGGAACTGACGCGCACGGTCGGCGTCAGCGGCGTCAATGTCTTCAAGGACGGCAAGGAAACCGCTTCGCATAATCCGCACACCACGCTGGTGTACAGCATGACGCCTTACGACGAGCGGGTGCAGGCGGCCATGAAGGATGTCGCCGACGAAATGAACCGGATTTTGCCGAATGGCATCGACACCCAGTTCAAGGATGTTTCCATCGTCGAGATCGGCTTCATGGGCAACGTGCTGCGCGAGTTCTACCGGATCAGCCTGGAAAATGGCTCGGCCTGGGATGTGAGCAGCGGCAAGGCAGTGCCGGTCGGCAAATAACGGCCGGGGCAATAGCCAAAGGGGGCGCTCCCCGGCAACGGAGGGCGCACCCCGGTGAACTCAGCGGTTCTTGAAACTCGCCTTGCGCTTCTCGGCGAAGGCGGCCATGCCTTCCTTCTGGTCTTCCAGCGCGAAGGATGAGTGGAAGACGCGGCGCTCGAAGAGCAGGCCTTCGTTGAGCGACGACTCGAAGGCGCGATTGACCGATTCCTTGATCATCATCACCACCGGCAGCGAGTAGCCGGCAATGGTCGTCGCCGCCTTCAGCGTTTCTTCGAGGAGTTGATCGGCCGGGATGATGCGGGCGACGAGGCCGGCTTTCTCGGCTTCGACGGCATCCATCATCCGGCCGGTCAGGCAGAGGTCCATCGCTTTGGCCTTGCCGACGGCGCGCGGCAGGCGCTGCGTGCCACCGGCGCCGGGCAGGGTGCCGAGCTTGACTTCCGGCTGGCCGAACTTGGCGGTGTCGGCGGCATAGATCATGTCGCACATCATCGCCATCTCGCAGCCACCGCCCAGCGCAAAGCCGGCCACCGCCGCGATGACCGGCTTGCGCGTCGTCTTGATGCGCTCCCAGTTGCGGGTGATGAAGTCGGTCTTGTAGGCGTGCATGTAGTCGAAATCCTTCATGAAGCCGATGTCGGCTCCGGCGGCGAAGGCTTTCTCATTGCCGGTGATGACGATGCAGCCGATCGCTTCGTCGGCTTCGAAGGCATCGATCGCCGCGCCGATGCCGTCGACCACGTCGTTGTTCAGCGCATTCATCGCTTCCGGACGGTTGATGCGGATCAGGCCAACCTTGCCGTGGGTTTCAACCAGAACTACCTGTGTCATCTCTGCTCTCCAAAAAAATGGCCGCTCCGGGGTGCTCCCGGCGGCTCACGTTGAATCAATGCTTGTCCCGGCCATGGCCGAAAGGCGGCAGTTTAACCCGCCCCGGCCGACCATGCCGATGGCTTGCTCAGCGATCGTCGAAACTGACCACCAGTTTCCGGGTCGTCGCCCGGGCCTGGCAACTGAGCACGAAGCCCTGTTCCATCTCGGCGCTTTCCAGCGTGAAGTTCTTGTCCATCACCACCTCGCCGCACAACACCTTGGCCCGGCAGGTGCAGCAGACGCCGGCCTTGCACGAGAAGGGCAGATCGAGGCCGGCATTCAACGCGGCATCGAGGACATGCTCGTCGGCGCCGATCTGCAGCTCATGCTCCTTGCCGTCGAGCACGATGGTCAGCGCGATGTCCTTGGCAGCCTGCGTCCGGGTCGCCGCCGCATCGGTATCGGCCTGCACCTTGGCGGCCATTGCCGGGCCGCTGGTGAAGCGCTCGGCATAGACGCGGCTGGCCGGCACGCCGGCGTCGATCAGCGCCTTCTCGGTGGCTTCGATCATCGCTTCCGGGCCACAGATGAAGACTTCGTCCATGCTCTTTACCGGCAACAGGGCATCGATTACCGCTTGCACCTTGGCGCCGTCGATGCGGCCCTGCAGGAGGTCAACCTCCTGGGCTTGGCGGGAGAGGATGTGGATCAGCGTCAGGCGGTCCGGGTAACGGTCCTTCAGATCCTGCAGCGCTTCGTTGAACATCACGCTGGACATCCGGCGATTGCCATAGACCAGCGTGAATTTCGATTCCGGCTGCTCTTCCAGCGTGCTGGCGGCAATCGACAGGATCGGCGTGATCCCCGAACCGGCGGCGAAGCCGACGCGATGGATGGCGCGCTGCTTCTTGACGATGAAGCGGCCGTCCGGCGGCATCACGTCGAGCGTCGCACCGGCCTTCAGGGTTTGCGCCGCCCAGTTGGAAAACAGGCCGCCTTCGACCGGGCGGATGCCGATTTCCAGCTCGCCGGCCTTGGCCAGCCGGCTGCGCGGGCTGCTGATCGAGTAGGTGCGGCGAACATCCTGGCCATTGATTTGAGTACGCAGCGTCAGGAACTGGCCGGGCTGGAAACTGAAGGCTTCGCGGGCGGCGGCCGGGATGGCGAAAGTGACCGCCAGCGAGCCGGCCGCTTCGGGGCTGACACGCTTGACGGTGAGTTCATGAAAGCGGGGGGCGGACATGTCGTTATGCTCCGAAAATCTAATATGGCTTGAAATAATCGAATGGTTCCTGGCAGTCGAGGCACTTGTAGAGTGCCTTGCAAGCCGTTGAGCCAAAGTGTGAGGATTCGACGGTGTGGCTCGAGCCGCATTGCGGACAGGGCACGACAGCCGCCGTGGCCGGGCGGGCCATGAAGCGCACCACCGAGCTGCCGGCCGGTGTCTGGTGGGGTGGGGCGATGCCGTAGGCGCGCAGCTTTTCCTTGCCGGCCTCGCTCATCCAGTCGGTCGTCCAGGCCGGGGCCAGCTGGGTGACGACGCGGGCGACAATGCCCTGGGCGAGCAGCGTCGCCCGCACGTCGTCCTCGATCTGGCCCATCGCCGGGCAGCCGCTGTAGGTTGGCGTGATGACCACCTCCAGGCCGTCCGGCCCCTGGCGCACGTCGCGCAGGATGCCGAGATCGCGCAGCGAAATGACCGGGATTTCCGGGTCGGCCAGATCGGCCAGCGCGGCCCAGGCGGCCTCGACGCTCGTCGTCATCGCCTTACCAGTTTCCGTTCGGATGGGCCCGGGCGAGGCTCTGCATTTCGGCGAGGAGGAAGCCGAGATGCTCGGAATGCAGGCCCTTCTTGCCTTCCGGTACATAGCCGCCGAGCGCCGGGCGGTGCAGCGTTGCTTCGGCCAGCGCGGCATCGACGAGGCCGTCCCAGTCGGCCTTCAGGCTCTGCGGATCGATGCCGATACCGGCCGCGATGGCCGCCGCTTCGGCCGGGCTGCTCGCCCAGAATTCCTCGGTGTAGGGCAGCAGGTGATCGAGCGCCGCCTGGGTCCGGGCATGCGATTCATCGGTACCGTCGCCGAGGCGGACCAGCCAGTCGCGGGAATGGCGCAGGTGATAGCGCACTTCCTTCAGCGACTTGGCGGCGATCGCCGCCAGATCGGCATTGGCCGACTTTTCGAGCGCTTCCCAGAGCAGCGCCATCAGCGCGCTGTAGAGGAAGTTGCGGACGATGGTCGTGCCGTAGTCGAGGCTGGCCTGGGCGTAGCCGGAAAGCGGGCCGTGGTGCGGCAGTTCGAGCAGCGTGTAGTTGCGGAACTCGCCGGTGTCGCGGAAATAGGCCAGCTTGTCTTCCGTGCAGTCGCCGCCCTTGAGCGTCGCGACCAGCTGATAGAGCAGGCGGGCCTGGCCGATCAGGTCGAGGCTGACGTTGGACAGCGCGATGTCTTCCTCGAGGATCGGGCCATGGCCGCACCACTCGGCATTGCGCTGGCCGAGGACCAGGGCATTGTCGGCGAGGTGCAGCAGGTAGTCGATGGCGGCGCTCATTACATGTGCCCCACTTCTTCCGGGATGTCGTAGAAGGTCGGGTGGCGGTAGATCTTGTCGGCCGCCGGGTCGAACAGTTCGCCCTTTTCGTCCGGGTTGCTGGCGGTGATCGCCACCGAGGGCACGACCCAGATGCTGACGCCCTCCTGCCGGCGGGTATAGACGTCGCGCGCCATGTCCAGCGCCTGGGCGGCGTCGGCGGCGTGCAGGCTGCCGCAGTGCTTGTGTTCGAGGCCCTGCTTGCTGCGGACGAAAACTTCCCAGAGCGGCCATTCTTTCAATGCGGTAGTCATGCTGCCTCCTTAGTGGCGCGTTCTTGCTGTTTGCTGTGGTGGGCCAGCGCGGCATCGCGCACCCACTGTCCTTCGTTGTAGGCCTTGACGCGGGTCGCCAGGCGTTCCTTGTTGCATGGGCCGTTGCCGTTCACCGTCGCCCAGAATTCGTCCCAGTCGATCGTGCCGTAGTCGTGGTGCTGGCGTTCCTCGTTCCATTTCAGATCGGGGTCGGGCAGCGTCACGCCGAGTACCCTGGCCTGCGGCACGGTGGCATCGACGAATTTCTGGCGCAGCTCGTCGTTGGTCACCCGCTTGATGCCCCAGCGCATGCCTTGGGCGCTGTTCGGGCTGTCGGCGTCGGGCGGTCCGAACATCGCCAGGCACTTCCACCACCAGCGATTGACGGCATCCTGGACCATCGCCTTCTGTTCCTCGGTGCCGGTCATCATCACCAGCAGCGCTTCGTAGCCCTGGCGCTGGTGGAAGGATTCTTCCTTGCAGACGCGCACCATCGCCCGGGCGTAGGGGCCGTAGGAGCAGCGGCAGAGCGGGATCTGGTTCATGATCGCGGCGCCGTCCACCAGCCAGCCGATCACGCCGACGTCGGCCCAGGTCAGGGTCGGGTAGTTGAAGATCGAGCTGTATTTGGCGCGCCCGCTGTGCAGGCCGTCGAGCATCTGGTCGCGGCTGGTGCCCAGCGTTTCGGCGGCGGAGTAGAGGTAGAGGCCGTGGCCGCCTTCGTCCTGGACCTTGGCGATCAGGATGGCCTTGCGCTTCAGGCTGGGGGCGCGGGAAATCCAGTTGCCTTCCGGCAGCATGCCGACGATTTCGCTGTGGGCGTGCTGGCTGATCTGGCGCACCAGGGTCTTGCGATAGGCGTCGGGCATCCAGTCCTGCGGCTCGATCCGCCCATCGGCGTCGATGCGGCTGTCGAACGCCGCCTGCAGGGCGGCATCTTCAATGGCTGGAGCCAGTGCGACGGTCTTCGCGCCGGGTGTGTCCGGGACGTTGAAAGACTGTGTGTACATGAGTATCTCCTTGGGGTTGGGCCGGTTCCGGGCGGGCCGGAACCGGTTTGTCGTTGTTGCCTGCTGCTCCGACGGCTTACGGGACCAGGGTCCAGTCGCCGTTCTTGACTTCGAGCATGCGGAAGGCGGTCAGGTCGAGGCCCATGTGGTCGGTCGCCGACATGTTCACGATGCCGCCGGTGCCGATGTAGCCCTTGGTCGCTTCGATGGCGTCGCGGACCTTGGCCTTGTCGGTGCTGCCGGCGCGCTTGATGGCATCGACGGCGAGCATCAGGCCGTCATAGGCATGGCCGCCGAAGGACGAGACGTCGGTCTTCCACTTGTCGCTGAAGGACTTGGAGTAGGCGGTGACGATCGGCTTCTGCGGGTCCTTGGCGTCGAGCTTGCTGGCCACCAGCAGGGCGGCGGCCGGCAGGCGGATGCCTTCGGCGGCCGGCCCGGCCAGCTTGATGAACTCTTCCGAGGCGACGCCGTGCGCGTGATAGAGCGGCAGCGTGATGCCCAGTTGCTTGTAGTTCTTGGTGGCGATCGCCGGACCCTGGCCGAGACCGAAGATGAACACGCCCTGGACGCCGGCGGTGTTCTTGATCTTGGTCAGCTGCGGGCTCATGTCGGTGTCCTTGGGGCCGTAGGTCTCGTTGGCGACCAGCGTGATGCCGTACTTGGCGGCGACGCCTTCGGTCTCCTTCTTGCCGGACTGGCCGAAACCGGAGGACTCGGAGAGCAGGGCGACCTTGCTGATGCCGCGCTTCTTCATGTCCTCGAAGACCTTTTCAGCGGCCATCCGGTCGGTGTGCGGCGTCTTGAAAACCCACTTCTTGACCGGCTCGACGATGACCACGGCGCCGGCCAGCGAAATGAACGGGATGCCGGCCTTGTCGACCAGCGGGGCGGCCGACATGGTGGCGCCGGTCGTCGTGCCGCCGACCAGAATGTCGACCTTGTCGTCGTCGATCAGCCGCTTGGTGAAGCCGTTGGCCTTGCCGGCATCGCTGCCGTCGTCGTAATGGACCAGTTCGAGCGGACGACCGAGCAGGCCGCCCTTCTTGTTGATGTCCTCGACGTACATCTGCAGCGTCTTCAGTTCCGGGTCGCCGAGGAAGGCGGCCGGACCGGTGACCGACAGCACGGAACCGATCTTGATCGGCTCGGCGGCGACGGCGGCAAAGGCGCCGAGGACCAGGGCGGTACCGGCAACGAGCTTCTTGATGCTGTGCTTCATGGTTAGTCTCCTCTGTTGTAATGGGGTCAAACGCGCTCGATCACCATGGCGATGCCTTGCCCGACACCGATACACATGGTGCACAGGGCGTAGCGGCCGCCACGGCGTTTGAGTTCATAGGCGGCGGTGGTGACCAGCCGGGCGCCGCTCATGCCGAGCGGGTGGCCGAGCGCGATCGCGCCGCCGTTGGGATTCACATGCGCCGCATCGTCGGCCAGGCCGAGGTCGCGCAGCACCGCCAGACCTTGGGCGGCGAAAGCTTCGTTGAGCTCGATGACGTCCATCTGGTCGAGCGTCAGGCCGGTCTGCGCCAGCACCTTGCGCACCGCCGGGGCCGGGCCGAAACCCATGATCCGGGGCGGCACGCCGGCCGTCGCCATGCCGACGACGCGGGCCAGTGGCTTGAGGCCATACTGGCTGGCGGCGGCACCGGAAGCCAGCAGCAGCGCGCAGGCGCCGTCATTGACGCCGGAGGCGTTGCCGGCGGTGACGGTGAGTTCGGGGCCATTGACGCCCTTCAGCTTGGCGAGCATTTCCAGCGTCGTTTCCGGCCGCGGATGCTCGTCGGTATCGACCACTTTCGCCTCGCCCTTCTTCTGCGGAATGAGCACCGGCACCAGCTCGTCGGCGAAGCGGCCGGCCGCCTGGGCGGCGGCCCAGCGCTGTTGCGAGCGGACGGCGAAGGCATCCTGGTCGGCGCGCGAAATGGCGAACTCGGCTGCCACGTTGTCGGCCGTCTGCGGCATCGAATGCGTGTCGTAGAGCTTCTTCATCAGCGGGTTACTGAAGCGCCAGCCGATGGTCGTGTCGTAGATCGCCGCGTTGCGCGAGAAGGCCGATTCCGCCTTGCCCATGACGAAGGGGGCGCGTGACATGCTTTCGACGCCGCCGGCGATCATCAGCGACGTTTCGCCGGACTTGATCGAGCGGGCGGCCAGGCCGACCGCATCCATGCCGGAACCGCACAGGCGGTTCACCGTGGTGCCCGGCACTTCGATCGGCAGTCCGGCCAGCAGGCCGGACATCCGGGCGACGTTGCGGTTGTCTTCGCCGGCCTGGTTGGCGCAGCCGTAGATGATGTCATCGACGACCGTCCAGTCGACCTGCGGGTTGCGTTCCATCAGCGCCTTGAGCGGAATGGCGCCGAGGTCGTCGGCACGCACGCCGGAGAGGGCGCCGCCGTAGCGGCCGATCGGGGTGCGGATGGCGTCGCAGATAAAAGCTTCAATCATTTTTTAGGATCCAGGATCGAGTTGTTAGGATCGAGTGGTTTTGCTAGTAGCTAAGAGCTAGTAGCTAACTACTGCTGTTTGGGTCGTTCATCGAGCACGCGCTTGGCTTTGCCGGTCAGCGTGCGGGGGATGGAGTCATGCTCCATGACGGTGATCCGCGTCGAGATGCCGATGATCGTCTTGATGTGGTGCTGCAGTTCCTTGCTGATCGTCTGGATCTCGCTCGGCGACAGCTTGCCGGACAGTTCGCGCTGCAGTTCGCAGCGCACTTCGACGTTGTCGAGATGGCCGTCGCGCGTCAGCAGGATCTGGTAGGTGCCGGCCAGCCGCGGGTCGCGCAGGATCTGTTCCTCGATCTGGGTCGGGAAGACATTGACGCCGCGGACGATCAGCATGTCGTCGGAACGCCCGGTGATCTTGCCGATCCGGCGGAACGAACGGGAGGTCGGCGGCAGCAGGCGGGTCAGGTCGCGGGTCCGGTAGCGGATGACCGGGAAGGCTTCCTTGGTCAGCGAGGTGAACACCAGCTCGCCTTCCTCGCCGTCGGGCAGCACTTCGCCGGTTTCCGGGTCGATGATCTCGGGGTAGAAATGGTCTTCCCAGATCACCGGGCCGTCCTTGCTCTCGATGCATTCGCAGGCGACGCCGGGGCCCATCACTTCGGTCAGGCCGTAGATGTCGATGGCGTCGATGCCGAGCTTGCGTTCGATCTCATGGCGCATCCCTTCGCCCCACGGCTCGGCGCCGAAGATGCCGACCTTCAGCGAGATGTCGGCCGGCTTGATGCCGAGCCGCTCGAATTCCTCGGCGATGACCAGCGAGTAGGACGGCGTGACCATGATCGCGTCCGGCTTGAAGTCCATGATCTGCTGCACCTGCTTTTCGGTCTGGCCGCCGGACATCGGCACGGCGCAGCAGCCGGCGCGTTCGATCCCGTAATGGGCGCCGAGGCCGCCGGTGAACATCCCGTAGCCGTAGGCGTTATGCACCATGTCGCCGGCCCGGACGCCGGCCGCGCGCAGCGAGCGGGCGATCAGGTCGGACCAGTTGTCGATGTCCCTGGTGGTGTAGCCGACGACCACCGACTTGCCGGTCGTGCCGCTCGAGGCGTGCAGGCGGGCCACCTTGGCGCGCGGCACGGCAAACAGGCCGAACGGATAGTTGTCGCGCAGGTCGAGCTTGGTCATGAACGGGAACTTGCCGATATCGGCCAGCGTCTTCAGGTCGTCCGGGTGGATGCCCTTGTCCAGGCACTTGCGGCGATACGGCTCGACGTTGTCGTAGGTGTGGCGCACCGACCATTTCAGGCGCTCCAGTTGCAGCGCGGAAATCTCGTCGCGGCTGGCGCTCTCGATCGGCTCGAGGTCGCCGGGCAGGGGTTTTTTGACAGTCATGGTTATCTCCTCTGTTGGTTGTTAGCTGTTAGTCGTTAGTAGCTGGAGTTGTTAGCGGGTTTGCTAGCAACTCTTGCCTCCTAACAACTAGTTGCTGCCGTTTGCAGTCCGGCGATGACTTCGCCGCTGATGCGATAGCTCTTGCCGCGGAACAGCGCAACGGTCCGGCCGTCGGCGGTACGCACCGTGACGTCATAGACGCCGGTGCGGCCTGATGCCGACTGTTCGATGGACTCGGCTTCGAGCGTTTCGCCTTCGCGGGCCGGGGCCAGAAAGTCGATGTGGCAGGCCGAAGCCACCGTGTTCTTGTTGTAGCTGTTGCAGGAATAGGCGAAGGCGGTGTCGGCTAGGCTGAAGATCATGCCGCCGTGGCAGATGTGGTGGCCATTGACCATGTCGCCGCGAACCGCCATGGTGAGCAGGGCCTTGCCCGGCTGGACGCGGACGATCTTCATGCCGAGCGCCTGGGCGGCGCGGTCGCGCGCCCACATCGCCGTGGCGGTGGCATCAGCCAAGGTCTGGGCTTCTTCGGCGGTCGGTTTGGGGTGATGTTCAGTCATGGATTTTCTTTCCGGCAAAAACGGCGCGCTGGATCAGCGGCGAGACGCGGTAGCGGTCTTCGCCGTAGCTGGCGCCGAGATGGGTGAGGACATTGCGGATGTTCGGCAGGCCGACCTGATCGGCCCAGGCGAGTGGTCCCTGGGGATAATTGACGCCGAGGCGCATCGCCGAATCGGCGGCGGCAGCCGAGCAGACGCCCTGATTGACGGCATCGGCCGCCTCGTTGGCGAGCATGGCGACGCTGCGCATGACGGCCAGGCCGGGAATGTCGGCGAAACGCGAGACGGCGAAACCGGCTGCCTGGAGTAGACCGCAGGCGGCGTTGGCGGCCTCCGGGTCGCACTGTTCGGCAACGGCGATGGCCAGGCGCGTGGCCTTGCCGTAGTCGAGGGCGAGGTCGATCAGCACGGTGTTGGCGACGCCGCTCTCGGCTGCCCGTTGCGTGGCGCTGCGGCCGTCGGTGACGTAGAGCGCGGCGCGGCCGATCTCGGCGATCCGGCCACCGTTTTCAGGGACACGGCTGAACGACAGGCTGCAGTGATGCAGTCGGTCGACCAGCGCTTCGGCGGCCGCCGATTCGCCGACGATGCTGATCTTGCCGACCGGCGTCTGGGCCGCTTCGCTTTGCGGCACGGCTTTCACGGCACCCTCACGGTAATCGTAGAAACCGCGGCCGCTCTTCTTGCCGAAGAAGCCGGCATCGACCAGCTCCTGCTGCAGCAGCGAGGGCAGGAAGCGCTGGTCGTGGTAGAAGGCGCGCCACACCGAGTTGGTCACGGCGAAATTGACATCGTGGCCGATCATGTCCATCAGCTCGAACGGCCCCATGCGGAAACCGCCGGCCTCGCGCAGCACGGCGTCGATCGTGGCGTAGTCGGCGGCGCCTTCCTGGGCCAGGCGCAGGGCCTCGGCGTAATAGGGGCGGGCGACGCGGTTGACGATGAAGCCGGGCGTCGATTTGGCATGCACCGGGGTCTTGCCCCAGGCGGCGGCGGTGGCGAACAGCGTCGCGGCGACGGCCGGTTCGGTGGCCAGACCGGAGACGATTTCGACCAGCGCCATCAACGGTGCCGGATTGAAGAAGTGCAGGCCGGCCAGCCGTTCCGGGCGCTGCAAGGCGGCGCCGATGGCGGTGACCGAGATCGACGAGGTGTTGGTGCCGAACAGGCAGTCGGGGCCGACGATGGCTTCGAGGTCGGCGTAAAGCTTCTGCTTGGCTGCGAGGTTCTCGACGATGGCTTCGACGACCAGGCCGGCATCGGCCAGATCGGCCAGTTGCTCGACCGGGATCAGGCGGGCGCCGGCCGCCTGCGCGGCTTCGGCGCTCAGCTTGCCCTTGGCGGCGAGCTTGGCGAACTGGGCACGAATGCCGTCGACCGCCTTTTCGGCAGCGCCGGGGCGGTTGTCGAGCAGCTTGACCGGGTGGCCGGCAGCCGCCGCGACCTGGGCGATGCCGGCGCCCATGGCGCCGGTGCCGACCACCGCGATGACGGTTTGTTGGGGTAGGGGTGGGTGACTCACGCCTTCACTCTCCGGTGAAATTCGGCGCACGTTTGGCCATGAAGGCGGCGACGCCCTCGGCGTAATCCGGGCTCCAGCCCAGTTCGCGCATGAAGCCGCCTTCGAAGGACAGTTGCTGCTCCAGCGTGTGGCCGGGGGCGGCATGCATCGCCTGACGGGTGCGGACCAGTGCCTTGGTCGGGGCGGTGGACAGTTGTTTGGCGATGGCATCGACCGTCGCCGCGAACTCGGCGTCCTCGACGCATTGCCAGATCAAACCCCAGGCGGCGGCCTTCTCGGCCGGCAGCTTCTCGGCGAGCAGGGCGAGGCCCATGGCGCGGGCCATGCCGACCCGTTGCGGCAGGAACCAGGTGCCGCCGGTGTCGGGAATCAGGCCGATCTTGCTGAAAGCCTGCAGAAAGGAAGCCGACTTGGCGGCGATCACCAGGTCGCAGGCCAGGGCGACCGAGGCGCCGGCCCCGGCAGCGATGCCGTTGACCGCGGCGATGGTCG harbors:
- the paaG gene encoding 2-(1,2-epoxy-1,2-dihydrophenyl)acetyl-CoA isomerase PaaG; translated protein: MNFDNITFEVADGIARLTLNRPDKLNSFTDAMHAELRTALDHVQDNTAIRVLVLSGAGRGFSAGQDLGDRAMQMQAGKMPDIGNTVERNYKPLVLRLQNLRVPTIAAVNGIAAGAGASVALACDLVIAAKSASFLQAFSKIGLIPDTGGTWFLPQRVGMARAMGLALLAEKLPAEKAAAWGLIWQCVEDAEFAATVDAIAKQLSTAPTKALVRTRQAMHAAPGHTLEQQLSFEGGFMRELGWSPDYAEGVAAFMAKRAPNFTGE
- the paaH gene encoding 3-hydroxyacyl-CoA dehydrogenase PaaH, coding for MSHPPLPQQTVIAVVGTGAMGAGIAQVAAAAGHPVKLLDNRPGAAEKAVDGIRAQFAKLAAKGKLSAEAAQAAGARLIPVEQLADLADAGLVVEAIVENLAAKQKLYADLEAIVGPDCLFGTNTSSISVTAIGAALQRPERLAGLHFFNPAPLMALVEIVSGLATEPAVAATLFATAAAWGKTPVHAKSTPGFIVNRVARPYYAEALRLAQEGAADYATIDAVLREAGGFRMGPFELMDMIGHDVNFAVTNSVWRAFYHDQRFLPSLLQQELVDAGFFGKKSGRGFYDYREGAVKAVPQSEAAQTPVGKISIVGESAAAEALVDRLHHCSLSFSRVPENGGRIAEIGRAALYVTDGRSATQRAAESGVANTVLIDLALDYGKATRLAIAVAEQCDPEAANAACGLLQAAGFAVSRFADIPGLAVMRSVAMLANEAADAVNQGVCSAAAADSAMRLGVNYPQGPLAWADQVGLPNIRNVLTHLGASYGEDRYRVSPLIQRAVFAGKKIHD